Proteins from a single region of Nomascus leucogenys isolate Asia chromosome 2, Asia_NLE_v1, whole genome shotgun sequence:
- the LOC100606648 gene encoding sulfotransferase 1A1-like, with product MELIQDTSRPPLEYVKGVPLIKYFAEALGPLQSFRAWPDDVLISTYPKSGTTWVSQILDMIYQGGDLEKCHRAPIFMRVPFLEFKAPGIPSGMETLKDTPAPRLLKTHLPLALLPQTLLDQKVKVVYVARNAEDVAVSYYHFYHMAKVHPEPGTWDSFLEKFMVGEVSYGSWYQHVQEWWELSRTHPVLYLFYEDMKENPKREIQKILEFVGRSLPEETIDLMVQHTSFKEMKKNPMTNYSTVPREFMDHSISPFMRKGMAGDWKTTFTVAQNERFNADYAEKMAGCSLSFRSEL from the exons ATGGAGCTGATCCAAGACACCTCCCGTCCGCCACTGGAGTACGTGAAGGGGGTCCCACTCATCAAGTACTTTGCAGAGGCACTGGGACCCCTGCAGAGCTTCCGGGCCTGGCCCGATGACGTGCTCATCAGCACCTACCCCAAGTCCG GCACCACCTGGGTGAGCCAGATTTTGGACATGATCTACCAGGGCGGCGACCTGGAGAAGTGTCACCGAGCTCCCATCTTCATGCGGGTGCCCTTCCTTGAGTTCAAAGCCCCAGGGATTCCCTCAG GGATGGAGACTCTGAAAGACACACCGGCCCCACGGCTCCTGAAGACACACCTGCCCCTGGCTCTGCTCCCCCAGACTCTGTTGGATCAGAAAGTCAAG GTGGTCTATGTTGCCCGCAACGCAGAAGATGTGGCGGTTTCCTACTACCACTTCTACCACATGGCCAAGGTGCACCCTGAGCCTGGGACCTGGGACAGCTTCCTGGAGAAGTTCATGGTCGGAGAAG TGTCCTACGGATCCTGGTACCAGCACGTGCAGGAGTGGTGGGAGCTGAGCCGCACCCACCCTGTTCTCTACCTCTTCTATGAAGACATGAAGGAG AACCCCAAAAGGGAGATTCAAAAGATCCTGGAGTTTGTGGGGCGCTCTCTGCCAGAGGAGACTATTGACCTCATGGTTCAGCACACGTCGTTCAAGGAGATGAAGAAGAACCCTATGACCAACTACAGCACCGTCCCCCGGGAGTTCATGGACCACAGCATCTCCCCCTTCATGAGGAAAG GCATGGCTGGGGACTGGAAGACCACCTTCACCGTGGCGCAGAATGAGCGCTTCAATGCGGACTATGCGGAGAAGATGGCaggctgcagcctcagcttccgcTCTGAGCTGTGA